A single genomic interval of uncultured Desulfobacter sp. harbors:
- the pabB gene encoding aminodeoxychorismate synthase component I: protein MLEKIFLPRITDVVIRGLNFDSPFEHAAARFSQQEGTVVLLSGSDLDCARYHILAVDPWLTMKGTGNSICIKVKDSAGDFVCHETEQDPFDLVDTLVKKFSSFDKTFNLPVAAGLFGYFAYDLKDTIEDLPKTCVGNGLPDICLYAPSAILIQDRKTSETRLCLPVFDRDRGQKDVLARENFFVNRLEQSRQSGTFCADGTGLVSSFAKPEYLSAVSQIIEHLRQGDIYQANLSQRFETGFSGDAYALFLKLFEKNPAPFFAFIQAGDHQVVSTSPERFLKVEDQTVETRPIKGTSARGNTPEQDRGIAKILSLSTKDDAELTMIVDLMRNDLSRVTEHDSVEVSAHKRLESYDNVFHLVSVVEGRLKEGVSCAAVVRAAFPGGSITGCPKIRAMEIIDALEPVKRHVYTGSIGYLSFHGTMDLSIAIRTAVVHDGRLTFSVGGGVVYDSDPEKEFEETLAKGKTLMDTLAQGTVQNIEKPVIAWVNGCFVPQSLARVPADITGVLYGAGLFETIRVDRGVPIRLPEHIRRLETSWGSVFGETLPDICWESVIGQLVFQNGFEQKTCAIKLLAAKDDRPGRHVCAAAFIRTYVHRLELLDKKGLDLVTFPHARHSFLADHKTMNYLFYDLARTFALEHGADESLILNSDNTVSETNTCNILALDGKNMVVPASSHVLNGLTLNCVIQIMAKKGFIITQATMDVETLCALPYVFVTNALMGMVPVRRIDNTILDMDNLLCRQVNEILFSTC, encoded by the coding sequence ATGCTTGAAAAAATTTTTTTACCCCGGATCACGGACGTTGTGATCCGGGGTTTAAATTTTGATTCACCATTTGAGCATGCTGCTGCCCGATTTTCCCAACAGGAGGGCACAGTGGTGCTTTTGTCCGGATCTGATCTGGACTGTGCCCGGTACCATATTCTTGCCGTCGATCCTTGGCTGACGATGAAAGGAACTGGGAACAGCATCTGTATTAAAGTCAAAGATTCAGCCGGGGACTTTGTCTGCCATGAAACAGAACAGGACCCTTTTGACCTGGTTGATACCCTGGTAAAAAAGTTTTCCTCGTTTGATAAGACATTCAATCTGCCTGTGGCGGCTGGTCTGTTCGGCTATTTTGCCTATGATCTAAAAGATACAATCGAAGACCTGCCCAAGACCTGTGTGGGCAACGGGTTGCCTGATATCTGTCTGTATGCCCCGTCCGCCATTTTGATCCAGGATCGAAAAACCTCTGAAACCCGGCTTTGTCTGCCCGTGTTTGACCGGGATAGGGGGCAAAAAGATGTTCTGGCAAGGGAAAATTTCTTTGTAAATCGACTTGAACAATCCCGGCAATCCGGCACCTTCTGCGCAGATGGCACAGGACTTGTCTCTTCATTTGCCAAACCCGAATATCTATCAGCCGTATCACAGATTATTGAGCATTTAAGACAGGGGGATATCTACCAGGCCAATCTGTCACAGCGTTTTGAAACCGGTTTCAGCGGTGATGCCTATGCCCTGTTTTTAAAGTTGTTCGAAAAAAATCCCGCCCCCTTTTTCGCCTTTATCCAGGCCGGGGACCACCAGGTGGTCTCTACGTCGCCCGAGCGCTTTCTCAAAGTTGAGGACCAGACTGTTGAGACACGGCCTATCAAGGGAACCAGTGCCCGTGGGAACACACCTGAACAGGACAGAGGAATCGCCAAAATTTTATCCCTGAGCACCAAAGATGATGCAGAACTGACCATGATTGTGGACCTGATGCGCAATGATCTGTCCCGGGTCACAGAACATGATTCGGTGGAGGTGTCGGCCCACAAACGCTTGGAATCCTATGATAATGTGTTTCATCTGGTATCTGTGGTTGAAGGTCGCTTGAAAGAAGGTGTTTCCTGCGCTGCCGTGGTCCGGGCCGCCTTTCCCGGGGGCTCCATCACCGGTTGCCCCAAGATCCGCGCCATGGAAATTATTGACGCGCTCGAACCTGTAAAGCGTCATGTGTATACCGGTTCTATTGGATACTTAAGCTTCCATGGCACTATGGATCTCTCCATTGCCATTCGCACCGCCGTGGTCCATGACGGGCGGCTTACTTTTTCCGTGGGCGGCGGCGTGGTCTATGATTCAGATCCCGAAAAAGAGTTTGAAGAGACTTTGGCCAAGGGAAAAACCCTGATGGATACCCTGGCACAAGGGACTGTCCAAAATATTGAAAAACCGGTAATCGCCTGGGTAAATGGCTGCTTTGTCCCCCAGAGCCTTGCCCGGGTACCGGCTGATATCACAGGTGTTTTATACGGGGCCGGACTGTTCGAAACCATCCGGGTGGATAGGGGAGTTCCAATTCGGCTGCCGGAACATATCAGGCGGTTGGAAACATCCTGGGGATCTGTGTTTGGGGAAACTTTGCCGGATATCTGCTGGGAATCGGTTATCGGACAACTGGTTTTCCAAAACGGGTTTGAACAAAAGACCTGCGCGATCAAGCTTTTGGCGGCAAAGGATGACCGGCCGGGGCGGCATGTATGTGCTGCCGCCTTTATCCGCACCTATGTGCACCGCCTTGAATTGCTTGATAAAAAAGGCCTTGATCTGGTGACCTTTCCCCATGCCCGGCATTCATTTCTGGCAGACCATAAAACTATGAATTACTTGTTCTACGACCTGGCACGTACCTTTGCCCTTGAGCATGGCGCGGATGAATCCCTGATTTTAAATTCAGACAACACGGTATCTGAAACAAATACTTGCAATATCCTGGCCCTGGATGGAAAAAATATGGTTGTGCCTGCTTCCAGTCATGTGCTCAATGGACTAACGCTTAACTGTGTAATACAGATTATGGCAAAAAAAGGTTTTATTATTACCCAGGCGACTATGGATGTTGAAACGCTTTGCGCACTGCCGTACGTGTTTGTGACCAATGCACTCATGGGAATGGTTCCGGTCCGGCGCATTGACAACACGATTCTGGATATGGATAATTTGCTTTGCCGTCAGGTTAATGAAATTCTTTTCTCTACTTGCTGA
- a CDS encoding DUF1573 domain-containing protein, producing the protein MKYVNFIIVFACLVIFAGPVYVWADPIAVPVAPSFEFEPVLEGTLLTHDFIIKNQGDAPLNITDVRPPUGCDKKAFDRQIPPGGEGKITIGVKTAGYGGRELSKNILVKTDDPENKKFYLKITGTIKEIVKISPSTVNLIGAPGQTLSEVVTIEPIQMDELKILGMKLRYNKQIKAELIKPGQGEKKWQVRVSCYSDHSADIYDFITLTTDNPNKSHLRIRVYAIFEDAEPMDKWKE; encoded by the coding sequence ATGAAATACGTTAATTTTATAATTGTTTTTGCATGTTTGGTTATTTTTGCGGGACCGGTGTATGTCTGGGCGGATCCTATCGCCGTGCCGGTGGCCCCCTCTTTTGAGTTTGAGCCCGTGCTTGAAGGAACGCTTTTAACCCATGATTTTATAATAAAAAATCAAGGGGATGCCCCCCTGAATATTACTGATGTTCGGCCGCCTTGAGGTTGTGATAAAAAAGCCTTTGACAGGCAGATTCCCCCGGGCGGGGAAGGCAAAATTACCATTGGCGTTAAGACCGCAGGGTATGGCGGACGTGAGTTGAGTAAAAATATTTTGGTCAAAACCGATGATCCTGAAAATAAAAAATTTTATTTAAAAATTACCGGCACAATAAAAGAGATTGTCAAAATCAGTCCCTCCACTGTGAACCTCATCGGGGCTCCCGGCCAGACTTTAAGTGAAGTGGTCACAATTGAACCGATACAGATGGATGAATTAAAGATCCTTGGAATGAAGCTTAGGTATAATAAGCAGATAAAAGCTGAGCTGATCAAGCCCGGTCAGGGGGAAAAAAAATGGCAGGTCAGGGTTTCCTGTTATTCCGACCATTCTGCGGATATTTATGATTTTATTACATTGACAACGGACAACCCCAATAAATCGCATTTGAGAATCAGAGTATATGCCATTTTTGAAGATGCAGAGCCTATGGATAAATGGAAAGAATGA
- a CDS encoding HAD family hydrolase: MDIAVIKAVVFDCDGVMFDTALANRKFYNDLLDGFSKPPLDDEQFINIHMMTVTAAVEYLFPEMNDHRPVFNMIKSIGYASVIPLMMMEPGLIELLDAIKQAGLVRGVATNRTNTMGKVLLEHKLKKSFDIVVTASDVANPKPFPDQLEKIMGAFSLLPRQIVFIGDSIYDKKAAESAGTWFVAFKQPGLEAHAHAVSMGEVGELLKLSKYNS; the protein is encoded by the coding sequence ATGGATATAGCAGTAATTAAGGCCGTAGTGTTTGACTGCGACGGTGTCATGTTTGATACGGCCTTGGCCAACCGTAAATTTTACAATGATCTCCTGGATGGTTTTAGTAAACCGCCCCTTGACGATGAGCAGTTTATAAATATTCATATGATGACGGTAACGGCTGCTGTTGAGTATCTTTTTCCGGAAATGAATGACCATCGGCCTGTATTCAATATGATTAAGAGCATTGGCTATGCAAGCGTGATCCCGTTGATGATGATGGAACCGGGTCTGATTGAGTTGCTTGATGCCATAAAGCAGGCCGGTCTGGTGCGCGGTGTGGCCACAAACCGAACAAATACCATGGGAAAAGTACTCCTTGAACATAAGCTGAAAAAATCATTTGATATTGTTGTCACGGCATCTGATGTCGCCAATCCTAAACCCTTCCCTGATCAGCTTGAAAAAATTATGGGGGCGTTCTCACTGCTGCCCCGGCAGATTGTGTTCATCGGGGATTCCATTTACGATAAAAAAGCGGCAGAATCGGCCGGCACCTGGTTTGTTGCATTTAAACAGCCCGGGCTTGAAGCCCATGCCCATGCAGTATCCATGGGTGAGGTGGGGGAACTGTTAAAGTTAAGCAAATATAATTCTTGA
- the sat gene encoding sulfate adenylyltransferase → MSKLVAPHGGKGLVCCKLEGAELEAELKKAEGLKKIEISSQVKGDLIMLGIGGFSPLNGFMTKADWKGVCEDFLLADGTFWPVPVMLDAAADAAADINVGDEITLERNGEIYATMKIEEKFEMTEDEKKWECEKVYKGHGEESEDDVFWKIAMEDHPGVQMVMARKEFCLAGPVKVLSEGEFPEKFKGVYLTPKETRAIMDEKGWANVASMQLRNPMHRSHEHLCKIALDVCDGVLIHSLIGNLKPGDIPAEVRIKCIDTLIKGYFVPEHVINAGYPLDMRYAGPREALLHATFRQNYGVNKMIIGRDHAGVGDFYTLFEAQEIFDTIPMPEDDGKRLLCEPLKIDWTFYCYKCDGMASMRTCPHGKDDRVILSGTKLRHALSNNEPVVDHFGREEVLVILREYYASLTEKVEVKLQSHAEGSKM, encoded by the coding sequence ATGTCTAAATTAGTTGCACCCCATGGCGGAAAAGGTCTTGTATGCTGCAAGCTTGAAGGCGCAGAACTGGAAGCTGAACTGAAAAAAGCCGAAGGTCTGAAAAAAATTGAAATCTCTTCCCAGGTTAAAGGCGACCTGATCATGCTGGGTATCGGCGGCTTCTCTCCGCTGAACGGCTTCATGACCAAAGCTGACTGGAAAGGTGTTTGCGAAGACTTCCTGCTGGCTGACGGTACGTTCTGGCCGGTTCCCGTTATGCTCGACGCTGCTGCTGATGCTGCTGCAGACATCAATGTTGGCGATGAAATCACCCTGGAAAGAAATGGTGAAATTTATGCCACCATGAAGATCGAAGAAAAATTTGAAATGACCGAAGACGAGAAAAAATGGGAATGTGAGAAAGTCTACAAAGGTCATGGCGAAGAGTCTGAAGATGACGTGTTCTGGAAAATCGCCATGGAAGATCATCCCGGCGTTCAGATGGTTATGGCCAGAAAAGAATTCTGCCTGGCAGGTCCTGTAAAAGTTCTTTCCGAAGGCGAATTCCCCGAAAAATTCAAAGGCGTTTACCTGACCCCGAAAGAAACCCGCGCGATCATGGATGAAAAAGGCTGGGCCAACGTTGCTTCCATGCAGCTGAGAAACCCCATGCACAGATCCCATGAACATCTGTGCAAGATCGCCCTTGACGTATGCGACGGCGTTTTGATCCATTCCTTGATCGGTAACCTGAAACCCGGTGACATCCCTGCAGAAGTACGTATCAAATGCATCGACACCCTGATCAAAGGTTATTTCGTTCCCGAGCATGTTATTAACGCCGGATATCCCTTGGACATGAGATATGCTGGTCCTCGTGAAGCCCTGCTGCATGCTACCTTCCGTCAGAACTACGGTGTTAACAAAATGATCATCGGCCGTGACCATGCCGGCGTTGGTGACTTCTACACCCTGTTTGAAGCACAGGAAATTTTTGATACCATCCCCATGCCTGAAGATGACGGCAAACGCCTGCTGTGCGAACCGCTGAAAATTGACTGGACCTTCTATTGCTACAAATGCGACGGCATGGCTTCCATGAGAACCTGCCCCCATGGCAAAGATGACCGTGTTATCCTCTCCGGTACCAAACTGCGTCACGCCCTGTCCAACAACGAACCTGTTGTTGATCACTTTGGTCGTGAAGAAGTTCTCGTTATCCTTAGAGAATACTATGCCAGCTTGACCGAAAAGGTTGAAGTAAAACTGCAGAGCCATGCAGAAGGTTCCAAGATGTAA